GAAGTTACCTTTTTCTTGGGCGGTTAATGCCCTCCCTGTAGTTATCTGATTGGAACCGTTGATTGACTTATGAGGAGTCACTTCTAAGCCGGGCTTTTTGAAGAGAGAAGAAACTGCAGAAACAACATATTTCTTATATGTGGGTTTTATGTCAACGATTCCTGGAATTCCCACTGTGAAAAAGGTTAAAGCAGCCGATCTCAAAGCTTCTGATTTGTTTAATTTGCATGTTACAAATAAAGCTGTTGAACAAGCCTCAGGAACACCATAGTTCAATAAGAATGGTAAAGGATCATCAATCAAAGATTCAAACACTTCATCAGGTGTTCTATATCTGTAGATTTCAATGGCATTGTTTGTTAGAACTGCAATTTTTAGATTTTCAGCATTATACTGAGTGGCGAACTCATTCGCATAACCTTCAGGCTTTTGAGTTGCATTGAATGTTGCTGTTAAAGGAAAAATTCCTTTTATAGGACCAGTTGTGTCCAACAAGGTTGTATTCTCAATGTATTTACcatgatttttcaaaataccATAATCAGGAACACTGGCAAATAGTTTATGCTCAACTGGGTTTTGCACTGGCATAGTTTCTGATGCGATATTCTCAGGCAGTTTGTTATTTCCTTGTTTGTTATTACTAGCACTGGTTGATGATTTCTTGACtgagcagaaaaagattcCCGGAGAAATAATGTCACTTGCAGTAGTTGTTTCTAGTAGTACAGAAGacttcttttgaaatttcaacagaaCAGATTCTGAGGAGCCTAAATTGGAGTAAAAACgtaaatttttcttttgctgttctagttgctgttgttgcaaCTCCTGTTGAATAACCTCTGGAGTTACTGAACTTGGAGGGAATTTCACAGATTCTAACCTCAGTGCTTCAATTCCGGACCTACCGATAGACCCATTGAAATACAGACGAACACCGCCAATGGTGATAGCAACCAGGAAAAGgttgttgttttcttgtAATGTTACAGGAAcaacttttgaaatcttcaaatatttaTTTCCCAGGATTGCCGCATCCCTAGCGGACGTGGTACCCATAATTCGTTTGATATAGCTAGGCTCAATAGTCATTGGACCTTCCAAGGAATTACCATGAATGTAATAAGCTTTGATATTTGACTTGGAGGACAAGCAATATAGAATACCACGAGATTGATCGATAGTTACTTGAACAATTGTTTCTTGGGCATATTTGGagtcttcttcaaaaagtgACTGAATAAAACCTGTACCAGGTATTTTCGATGTTATAGTTGTGGGTAATAGACTGGACCATACCGATTGGGTAAGACAAACTTTACTGCATTTACTATTAAACCAATCGTCAGAGCCTGAATAAAGTAAACCCCAAATATTTAGTCCTTTTGTTTTGCTTGCGAAGAAAATTTGCCCTGTCTTTTCGTAACATGCAATATCGGATATATCTAGCCCATGAACAGAAACGGACATTCCCGTATTGAAAACGCTCAGCCCGCCTGTCTCTGGGAGATACGATACTGccaaaatataaatatcAAAAGGTGTTGATATAAGTAAAAGATGTTGAACATAATCTACGAAAACATCCGGCCTTGGTTTAACCAATGCAACCTTTAAGATTGTATGTTTGATTTCGTCAATGGACTGATAGTCCGTACTATCTTCAATATTCCACAGTATCAACTTATTGTCTATTGTAATCCAACAACGATTGATCTCTGGGAAGATACCCATGTCACTCTTGATTTCTGTCTTCGCTgcctctttcaaaatttcgtCTGGTATGTGAATGACCTGTTGCCTCTCGAAGGGCGTAAATGCTCCCAGTCCTCCTACTTCCTTGCTAAAATTGTAATTTACACCATTATTATAGTACGAACGCTCGTCTAACACTGGCGTATTCGCATCGCGACATTCTAAATGCTCAATGTACTGACTAGCCAACTCTAATGGCTTTGCACTGCCGAGTCCACTAACTCTCAGATGTTCTGTCACATTCGTGAGATCTGGAGCCATGATGGCCGTGGATCCAATGGCAGATCTAGTCCCATTCAAGGAACTAAACCCGTTTCCGCCCAGACCAAATCCCGTACTGCCGGCGGGGCCGGCAGTCGTGGAGCCCAATATTCCATTGGACGTACCACTCAAAACAACTGGCATGGAGTGATTCATTGCATCTTTACTATAATTACCAGCTTCTCCCGTCAGCACCCGAGTTGATCCAGCAAATGTATTGTTATTATAGTCAATTCTGCTTTTCAAGGGCGTCGAGTACATTGTTTTTTATTGCCAATCCTCTATAGTCTTAGCACACGCTCTTACAACCACCTCAAACGATCAGAGGCCTCTCCAATCCTTCAATTACCTCAGTTGTTTTGCAAGCCCGTGCTGAAAtccatttcatcaaataatgaGCTGCCCTGCTTTATTCTCTGCTTCGACGaaaggtaaaaaaaatcaaatgtcACAGCATACGTTTTGTTACCCGGCTTGAGATCGTCTTTGTGtcacaaataaaaataatagcTTCAATTACTGACGTTACAAATTGCAGTAGATATTTGTAATTCAGTATATACAAAAGTGAGCTGGATCATTGTTCTAGAGAAACATATTTAGTTTTCCTACACTTTCATGCAAATTTGAGGACTCGCATGGCAGATAAGAAAGGTCTTAAAACGAGGCCACAGGCATTAGGTAATGTCGATACAAACAGACTGCGTGGTAAGGGAAACTGTTATGGGAGAGGTAGAAAGCGCTGGACGGCAGAAGCAGATCGCCTGAGGAATAAAAAACAAGTGCAGCCGAAGGAGGAAGATACAGGTGAGTCCAAGGTGGAAGCAGATGGTGAGCTTACCCAATTCCTGGGGGATAATATAAGGGACTCGGAGCCCGTCTCCCTGGATAGGCAGAGAGTTGAGCAGTTGCAGGAGGACTTGAAGACTCAAGAGTCAAAAAGTGCCAACAGTGCAAACAAATGTGATCATTATCTCTGTAGCATTGCTAACAGGAAAAAACTTCCCAATTTCAGATTGTGGTTCTTGTTTGAATTGGAGGTCAGTTATTCGGGAACCGAGAATTTGAGAGACTGCTACTATAGCCAGATTTACAGAAAACTAGATCCAAGCTGGAAATTAGAAAATGTGTTTCATAAACAAGATGATTCAAAGGATATCACTTCGTTTTCTCTGGGCCAAGTGATTATACcagaaacttctttttccccAGAATACCCCCATAGGAATAGTGAGTGCGTTTCGGTTCATACTCAATATCCGCAGGAGTCCTCAGCTAAAATATCTGCAAGTTTTTTATCTTCCAGAAACAAAAGAGAGGTATTCGACCAGCAGTGTGTGAACGCTCAGGATATACTCAACGAAAAACGAGGGGTGACACCATTCGTGGAGAGCAATTTAGCTGGTACTGAAAACTGTTGCTCcttagaaaaaaaattaggAATGATGCATGGCTTGGATTTACCCGAAATGAAAGGTAACTAGTTGTTTTTTTACATTTTATTTGTTTGTCGGCAGTGTCATTTAACATTTAGCACAGTAAATAGAACTTAGCCAAAAAAGCCAGAATCTTTTAAAATGTATAAACAACCAAATTAGGACTTTCTGCTTTCTGCTCTTTCACTTCACATAGTACAGAGCAATAAATGGCACTTATATCATAAATACATGGTACTCGAACAGgaaatctttcaacagTAAAGCTCAACTTTCAGCATTTAGCAAAGCAGCCGTAATGGTGATTAAAAAGagggaaaaaaaaattgaaaagacaTGGAAGTAGGTTAAGCCTACATAAAGTAATTTTGAGGTAATACCAATGACTTACCGCTCGCTCTAATCGATGCGTAATCTAGCTATTTAGTAGAATCTTTTAAAGACAGTTGATAGTTGTCATCATGTACGCAGGTGGAAGCTGTTCCTCGACAATAAAAAGAGTAAGATGTGGCAAGAATACTTTCAAGATAATAGATCAGATGGTGATTGACAGCTCCACAGGACGATCTGAGGTACGAGATTCAGTCGCATTAGTATCAAATGCCAGCTAAATCGTATGTGTCGAGTCCCTTAGTGGAAGATTCGAGACTGCTGGTACCAAAACCTGTCTTGAGCAGACCATATACGTTGTTCCTCTTTCCACTATATGCAACGTTTGCACATTTATACTTTCAACAATATGATACTTACATCAAGGGTCCTGAATGGACGGTTGTGTACTTGGGAGCAATTGTCTCCTTGAATGTTTTACTGATGTTGATGCCAGCGTGGAATATCAGAATTAAAGCTGGATTCAATTATACTACTGCCGGTGACTTAGATGAGGCTACGCATATTTTGATTCGGACAACCTCGAACAATGGTGCTGATGATATTGtggaaatcaaaagagtcAAGGAGGAAGGTGTGCTacaaattttctttgagtTCCAAAAGAAGAGGTTTTTGTGGGATGTGAAAGAGGAACTATTCTCTTCTCCAAAATTTACAATTGACGAATCTCCCAAGATTGGTGACTTCTTGAATGCTAAAGGAAATTCTGGTGATCTGACCCATTTGAGAAGGTTATATGGTGACA
The genomic region above belongs to Zygotorulaspora mrakii chromosome 8, complete sequence and contains:
- the NUP170 gene encoding Nup170p (similar to Saccharomyces cerevisiae NUP170 (YBL079W) and NUP157 (YER105C); ancestral locus Anc_7.401); translation: MYSTPLKSRIDYNNNTFAGSTRVLTGEAGNYSKDAMNHSMPVVLSGTSNGILGSTTAGPAGSTGFGLGGNGFSSLNGTRSAIGSTAIMAPDLTNVTEHLRVSGLGSAKPLELASQYIEHLECRDANTPVLDERSYYNNGVNYNFSKEVGGLGAFTPFERQQVIHIPDEILKEAAKTEIKSDMGIFPEINRCWITIDNKLILWNIEDSTDYQSIDEIKHTILKVALVKPRPDVFVDYVQHLLLISTPFDIYILAVSYLPETGGLSVFNTGMSVSVHGLDISDIACYEKTGQIFFASKTKGLNIWGLLYSGSDDWFNSKCSKVCLTQSVWSSLLPTTITSKIPGTGFIQSLFEEDSKYAQETIVQVTIDQSRGILYCLSSKSNIKAYYIHGNSLEGPMTIEPSYIKRIMGTTSARDAAILGNKYLKISKVVPVTLQENNNLFLVAITIGGVRLYFNGSIGRSGIEALRLESVKFPPSSVTPEVIQQELQQQQLEQQKKNLRFYSNLGSSESVLLKFQKKSSVLLETTTASDIISPGIFFCSVKKSSTSASNNKQGNNKLPENIASETMPVQNPVEHKLFASVPDYGILKNHGKYIENTTLLDTTGPIKGIFPLTATFNATQKPEGYANEFATQYNAENLKIAVLTNNAIEIYRYRTPDEVFESLIDDPLPFLLNYGVPEACSTALFVTCKLNKSEALRSAALTFFTVGIPGIVDIKPTYKKYVVSAVSSLFKKPGLEVTPHKSINGSNQITTGRALTAQEKGNFDLDDVVLSARFYGIGLLITRLCRDIWSRNIFTVNSEADTNITKQQIGSAQEKNLISGISISKSDVEYYLSSISIINEFFTTYGNSLTTVYPSVAGNSDGTGKTVDKSEEVANQAESIAINSMIRLVQSIMEALSFLNVLYEESEVEGYEQQYVAFKDIIKFLNRDIQTALSKLKFKHLFAPNENVKTLVREILSSIINRNITRGASIEYTATALQERCGSFCSSSDILGFRAIEHLRKAKEIGLRDNETLRYHLNNAVKLFERIVDHLSMEKLKEAVSIMLELNYFPKTIEFLLNIANSIDKAKLAYQYVSDGYLEHDGRKVFYEKRLIIYDLVFETLIRVDEMAAKSTSTIVGNISVSNEMIASREDSYSVALKYNDKLFHYKLYDWLVSQKSEDKLLQLDTDFILPYLKEKSKESLEISNLLWVYLSRRSKFFEAAEILYSLAGSDFTLQLGQRIEYLSRANGFCNGECPLSQKQNMVQLADMISEIFDVAAVQDDLLSLIITDNRIDSKVKDELIEQLDGKILPISDLFNDFAAPLGYFEVCLVIFKVSDFRNQEEIMAKWEELFKSMRRELDESGKIEDSLNFINLLSNVTIKVGRQIHTSEFVFPVSDLFPIITSLFYEALPNDHIRDGSIASIFISAGVSYGKLYYILKGLIETSDSSNTSYQREMLWLLKEWYKCDRKLRDIIKYDEITKLSEYTIETDPIEQYTKRTGNSI
- the MAM1 gene encoding Mam1p (similar to Saccharomyces cerevisiae MAM1 (YER106W); ancestral locus Anc_7.402), which codes for MADKKGLKTRPQALGNVDTNRLRGKGNCYGRGRKRWTAEADRLRNKKQVQPKEEDTGESKVEADGELTQFLGDNIRDSEPVSLDRQRVEQLQEDLKTQESKSANSANKCDHYLCSIANRKKLPNFRLWFLFELEVSYSGTENLRDCYYSQIYRKLDPSWKLENVFHKQDDSKDITSFSLGQVIIPETSFSPEYPHRNSECVSVHTQYPQESSAKISASFLSSRNKREVFDQQCVNAQDILNEKRGVTPFVESNLAGTENCCSLEKKLGMMHGLDLPEMKGN